In Desulfuromonas sp., one DNA window encodes the following:
- a CDS encoding cytochrome c3 family protein — MNNRPILFGFLVLLLFGAVFFVTSAPPQSADPSHDFEGLCDECHRARPGAGEPVLVRDVDLVCLQCHAMSKDNSHPTGVVPTLEIPSGFRLDGGGRLSCVSCHHPHLEVSPERPYRLRGEEVDRGFCGHCHTLGDGGHGGAVFLAHAKVYTPPGDVSVSLDRISRGCLACHDALSAGDVHFCTSGLDRVCLSHPVGVVYDQIQARNRELNPRSQLDPAISFIEGKLGCTSCHSIYSTERKLLTLSNRGSALCLHCHRF; from the coding sequence ATGAACAACCGCCCCATCCTGTTCGGATTTCTCGTCCTGCTCCTGTTCGGCGCGGTCTTTTTCGTGACATCCGCGCCGCCCCAGTCCGCCGACCCTTCCCACGATTTCGAGGGGCTCTGCGACGAGTGCCACCGCGCCCGCCCAGGCGCGGGGGAACCGGTCCTTGTCCGGGACGTTGACCTTGTCTGCCTTCAGTGCCATGCCATGTCGAAGGACAACTCCCATCCCACCGGGGTCGTTCCAACCCTGGAGATCCCCTCGGGGTTCCGCCTCGACGGCGGCGGCCGGCTCAGTTGCGTGAGCTGTCACCATCCCCACCTCGAAGTGTCCCCCGAGCGCCCTTATCGGCTCCGGGGAGAGGAGGTGGACAGGGGGTTCTGCGGCCATTGCCATACGCTGGGCGACGGGGGGCACGGCGGCGCCGTATTCCTGGCTCACGCCAAGGTCTATACCCCCCCGGGGGACGTGTCGGTCTCGCTGGACCGCATCTCCAGGGGATGTCTCGCCTGCCACGACGCCCTGAGCGCGGGGGACGTCCACTTCTGCACTTCGGGGTTGGACAGGGTCTGTCTCAGCCACCCCGTCGGCGTGGTTTACGACCAGATCCAGGCCCGCAACCGGGAGCTCAACCCCCGCAGCCAGCTCGACCCCGCGATTTCCTTTATCGAGGGAAAACTCGGCTGCACCTCCTGCCACAGCATCTATTCCACCGAGCGCAAGCTGCTCACCCTCAGCAACCGGGGCAGCGCCCTGTGCCTGCACTGTCACCGGTTCTGA
- a CDS encoding insulinase family protein, with protein sequence MSAIRWEPGLKLHGFAVTAHTPLPELNAELIELRHEVTGARMVHLAAEDDNNLFAVGFHTTPHDSTGVAHILEHTVLCGSEHFPVRDPFFSMLKRSLNTFMNAFTASDWTLYPFSSQNRKDFFNLMDIYLDAAFFPRLLERDFHQEGHRLELADPADPDSAVVFKGVVYNEMKGAMADPSSLLARRLNRALYPTTTYGHNSGGEPAAIPDLSWEQLRAFHATYYHPANAYFCTYGNLPLEEHLRVVEEKALSRFGHKAVDSAVPDEVRFESPKRLIETFPLASEESQERRSMVQVAWLTCPISDSFERTALSLLSNLLLGNPAAPLHKALLDSKLGQNLAPGTGYHDDNRETFFAAGLQGTEPEEAEKIEKIVIDTLEKAAQEGFPAERIEAALHQMEFAHREVTGDQYPYALVLLMRLLGPWIHAGDPVTPLLLDQDLERVRKEAAQGPFFQELIRRHLLGNSHRVTLTLRPDPGQAEREEAETAARLETLGAALCAEDRQRIRAEAEELQRSQEAEEDLSVLPTLEFSDIPEEERPVRALAGKESGTPVHWFDQPTNGIVYFTSHLSTRDLPEDLRPYAPLFCATLTQVGAAGHDYMEMAERMTAATGGIRAGTSVLESPGGLDDFAPLLEVKGKALRRNGEKLFDILEDIFTAPDFSDLERLHTVFNQIKTNLENSIPGAGHRYAARAAAASLSAGASQREEWSGVSLVRLAKQVAALAPGELAEVAGKLRAIGERLLDGGLIRCALTAEARAFDSVRPSLGAFLKALPRGAKEAAAPAGPFAPRPLRTGWAASLPVNYVTRVFRAVPLVHPDSPALMVLSRLLRAGYLHREIREKGGAYGGLASFDPETGLFSMLSYRDPHLIRTLQVYRDAAEWAASGDFTDEAVKEAVLSVFSEIDRPLSPGGRGNREFAHIRQGLSLEMRQSLRGKLLAVDAGSLRRAAERHLLAQWPQSAVGVMAGEEALRRANEELGDEGLRIERI encoded by the coding sequence ATGTCCGCTATCCGCTGGGAACCAGGTTTGAAACTGCACGGGTTTGCCGTTACCGCCCATACCCCCTTGCCGGAACTGAATGCCGAACTGATCGAACTGCGGCACGAGGTCACCGGGGCGCGGATGGTCCATCTCGCCGCCGAAGACGACAACAACCTGTTCGCGGTCGGTTTCCACACCACCCCCCACGACTCGACGGGGGTGGCCCACATCCTTGAGCACACGGTGCTGTGCGGCTCGGAGCATTTCCCGGTGCGCGACCCCTTCTTCTCCATGCTCAAGCGCAGCCTCAACACCTTCATGAACGCCTTTACCGCCAGCGACTGGACCCTCTACCCCTTCTCCAGCCAGAACCGCAAGGATTTCTTCAACCTGATGGACATCTACCTCGATGCGGCCTTCTTCCCCCGCCTGCTGGAGCGGGACTTCCACCAGGAGGGGCACCGCCTGGAGCTTGCCGACCCGGCCGACCCGGATTCGGCCGTCGTCTTCAAGGGAGTGGTGTACAACGAGATGAAGGGGGCCATGGCCGACCCTTCGTCCCTGCTCGCCCGGCGTCTCAACCGGGCCCTCTACCCCACCACCACCTACGGCCACAACTCGGGCGGCGAGCCGGCCGCGATTCCCGACCTGAGCTGGGAGCAGCTGCGCGCGTTTCACGCCACTTACTACCACCCGGCCAACGCCTATTTCTGCACCTACGGCAACCTCCCCCTGGAGGAGCACCTGCGGGTCGTCGAGGAGAAGGCCCTGTCGCGCTTCGGCCACAAGGCGGTCGATAGCGCGGTCCCCGACGAGGTGCGCTTCGAGAGTCCGAAAAGGCTGATCGAAACCTTCCCCCTGGCCTCGGAGGAGTCCCAGGAGAGGCGGAGCATGGTCCAGGTGGCCTGGCTCACCTGCCCGATCAGCGACAGTTTCGAGCGGACCGCCCTCTCCCTCCTCTCCAACCTGCTCTTGGGCAACCCGGCGGCCCCGCTGCACAAGGCCCTGCTCGACAGCAAGCTCGGCCAGAACCTGGCCCCGGGCACCGGCTACCACGACGACAACCGGGAGACCTTCTTCGCCGCCGGGCTCCAGGGGACCGAGCCCGAAGAGGCGGAGAAGATCGAAAAAATCGTCATCGACACCCTGGAGAAGGCGGCGCAGGAGGGCTTCCCGGCGGAGCGGATCGAAGCGGCCCTGCACCAGATGGAATTCGCCCACCGGGAGGTCACCGGGGACCAGTACCCCTACGCCCTGGTGCTCCTGATGCGCCTGCTCGGCCCCTGGATCCACGCCGGCGACCCCGTCACCCCCCTGCTGCTCGACCAGGACCTCGAACGGGTCCGGAAGGAGGCGGCGCAAGGGCCCTTCTTCCAGGAACTGATCCGCCGCCACCTGCTCGGCAACTCCCACCGGGTGACCCTGACCCTGCGCCCCGACCCCGGGCAGGCCGAGCGCGAGGAGGCGGAGACCGCCGCCCGCCTGGAGACGCTGGGCGCGGCCCTCTGCGCGGAGGACCGGCAGCGCATCCGGGCCGAGGCCGAGGAGCTGCAGCGCTCGCAGGAGGCGGAGGAGGACCTCTCGGTCCTGCCGACCCTCGAATTCTCCGACATCCCGGAAGAGGAGCGCCCGGTCCGCGCCCTTGCAGGGAAGGAAAGCGGGACGCCGGTGCACTGGTTCGACCAGCCGACCAACGGCATCGTCTACTTCACCTCCCACCTGTCGACCCGGGACCTGCCGGAGGACCTGCGGCCCTACGCGCCCCTGTTCTGCGCCACCCTCACCCAGGTCGGGGCGGCGGGCCACGACTACATGGAGATGGCCGAGCGCATGACCGCGGCCACCGGCGGCATCCGCGCCGGGACATCGGTCCTCGAGTCCCCCGGAGGCCTGGACGACTTCGCGCCTCTTCTGGAGGTCAAGGGCAAGGCCCTGCGGCGCAACGGGGAGAAGCTGTTCGACATCCTGGAGGACATTTTCACCGCCCCCGACTTCTCCGACCTGGAGCGTTTGCACACGGTGTTCAACCAGATCAAGACCAACCTGGAGAACTCCATCCCCGGGGCGGGCCACCGCTACGCCGCCCGGGCCGCCGCCGCCTCTCTCAGCGCCGGCGCGAGCCAGCGGGAGGAGTGGTCCGGGGTCTCCCTGGTGCGCCTGGCCAAGCAGGTCGCCGCTCTGGCCCCCGGGGAGCTGGCGGAGGTCGCCGGAAAGCTGCGGGCCATCGGCGAACGCCTCCTTGACGGCGGGCTGATCCGCTGCGCGCTGACCGCCGAGGCGAGGGCCTTCGACTCGGTGCGCCCATCCCTGGGCGCCTTCCTGAAGGCCCTGCCCCGCGGCGCAAAGGAGGCGGCGGCTCCGGCGGGCCCCTTCGCGCCCCGCCCCCTGCGGACCGGCTGGGCCGCCTCGCTCCCGGTGAACTACGTGACCCGGGTGTTTCGCGCCGTCCCCCTGGTCCACCCCGACTCCCCGGCCCTCATGGTGCTGTCCCGGCTGCTGCGGGCCGGCTACCTGCACCGGGAAATCCGTGAAAAAGGCGGCGCCTACGGGGGCCTGGCCTCCTTCGACCCGGAGACCGGGCTCTTCTCCATGCTCTCCTACCGGGACCCTCACCTGATCCGCACTCTGCAGGTCTACCGGGATGCCGCCGAGTGGGCCGCCTCCGGCGACTTCACCGACGAGGCGGTCAAAGAGGCCGTCCTCTCGGTCTTCAGCGAGATCGACCGGCCCCTTTCGCCCGGGGGACGGGGCAACCGCGAGTTCGCCCACATCCGGCAGGGCCTCTCCCTGGAGATGCGTCAGAGCCTGAGGGGAAAACTCCTCGCCGTGGACGCCGGATCCCTGCGCCGGGCCGCCGAGCGCCACCTGTTGGCCCAGTGGCCGCAGAGCGCGGTAGGTGTCATGGCCGGGGAGGAGGCTCTGCGCCGGGCCAACGAGGAACTCGGGGACGAAGGGCTCCGGATCGAACGGATCTGA
- a CDS encoding P44/Msp2 family outer membrane protein — protein sequence MRNKWFISLAFMASILLSGSAFAERGPVYISAQGGSVAMNDADLTGNFNTVEIDFDPGLVLSGALGYDVGEGRIELEGAYRHNGIDGITLEGESFNPGGTFESFSLMLNSYADFPTRTPVTPFITAGAGGAYVNLAEDKSLSLDFETTDDLVFAYQGGFGVSCEISPRALIDLSYRYFATLDPQFDTTDGRSVDSQYATQNFSLGFRMTF from the coding sequence ATGCGTAATAAGTGGTTCATATCTCTGGCCTTCATGGCCTCGATCCTTTTGTCCGGGTCGGCCTTTGCCGAACGGGGTCCCGTCTACATCAGCGCCCAGGGCGGCAGCGTCGCCATGAACGACGCCGACCTTACCGGTAACTTTAACACCGTCGAGATCGATTTCGACCCGGGCCTCGTCCTGAGCGGCGCCCTCGGGTACGACGTCGGCGAGGGGCGGATCGAACTGGAGGGCGCCTACCGGCACAACGGCATCGACGGCATCACCCTCGAGGGAGAGAGCTTCAACCCCGGCGGGACGTTCGAGTCCTTCAGCCTGATGCTCAACTCCTACGCCGATTTTCCCACCCGCACGCCGGTCACCCCCTTTATTACCGCGGGGGCCGGCGGCGCCTATGTCAACCTGGCCGAGGACAAGAGCCTCAGCCTCGATTTCGAGACCACCGACGATCTCGTCTTTGCCTACCAGGGCGGTTTCGGGGTCAGTTGCGAGATCAGCCCCAGGGCCCTCATCGACCTGTCCTACCGCTACTTCGCAACGCTCGATCCCCAGTTCGACACCACCGACGGGCGGAGCGTCGATTCCCAATACGCCACCCAGAATTTTTCCCTCGGATTCCGCATGACCTTCTGA